One Branchiostoma lanceolatum isolate klBraLanc5 chromosome 18, klBraLanc5.hap2, whole genome shotgun sequence DNA window includes the following coding sequences:
- the LOC136424123 gene encoding uncharacterized protein codes for MPTTIEQCAPHVCEPEEDLPWFCYTEPFIIETYYEGGPNGTCCEKHRCFRREGTPEEECQPYNYTDYIHYDEEGMDCVSNEEVLHTYCEGRCTSQANLLPSAPHCPADWHTDDDISCYKVIDDEERDQQGATDRCAELGGRLASFSTQDKEAYLLQLLANYTGTVDLWVGLAIDPETGQWTWTDGMEAGIDTNWKSISNTERCATATPDGQFISKACEWSLPYICERAPGTMVRDLCRCCTASEFEEEHVAMTCGTQQSFYYTHRIITDCVCEEHYCEYEDEHYVPVG; via the exons ATGCCAACAACGATAGAGCAATGTGCTCCGCATGTTTGCGAGCCTGAGGAAGACCTACCGTGGTTCTGTTACACAGAACCCTTCATCATCGAAACGTACTATGAAGGAGGGCCCAACGGAACCTGCTGTGAGAAGCACAGAT GCTTTAGGAGGGAGGGGACACCAGAAGAAGAGTGTCAGCCGTACAACTACACTGACTACATTCACTATGACGAGGAGGGCATGGACTGCGTCAGTAATGAGGAAGTCCTGCACACCTACTGTGAGGGCAGATGTACTTCTCAAGCCAACCTTCTCC CATCGGCACCACACTGCCCAGCTGACTGGCATACAGATGATGACATCAGCTGCTACAAGGTCATAGACGACGAGGAACGGGATCAGCAGGGTGCAACGGACCGCTGCGCGGAGTTAGGAGGACGGCTTGCAAGCTTTTCAACTCAAGACAAGGAG GCATATCTTCTACAACTCCTGGCAAACTATACGGGCACTGTGGATCTGTGGGTGGGTCTGGCGATCGACCCAGAAACAGGCCAATGGACGTGGACAGATGGAATGGAAGCTGGAATTGACAC GAATTGGAAGTCCATAAGCAACACAGAGCGCTGTGCAACAGCCACGCCTGACGGCCAATTTATCTCTAAGGCCTGCGAATGGTCCCTGCCATACATCTGCGAACGTGCGCCAG GAACTATGGTGAGGGACCTGTGTCGCTGCTGCACTGCCAGCGAGTTCGAGGAAGAGCACGTCGCCATGACCTGTGGGACGCAGCAGTCCTTCTACTACACTCACCGCATCATCACCGACTGTGTCTGCGAAGAGCACTACTGCGAGTATGAGGATGAACACTACGTGCCCGTAGGCTAG
- the LOC136424122 gene encoding reticulon-4 receptor-like 2 isoform X2, whose translation MAGRTHGDLPPVCLGFLLLFLLAQTVAGVSVRSCAFQLRCTCITYSDGRVKVSCNRQELTTVPAPTDRNVTASFYLERNLISNIVPGSFSGMRKLEWLSLNGNKLRSIAAGVFSDLPKLQHLDLSRNKITSIAKDAFRKLPRLEWLKMSQNRLSSIDGGIFSDLSKLGEFFLDGNKLTSIGQDAFIGLTTLRYLMIHDNEIGTVEEGAFTDLTSLLGLHLAGNRLTFLDGEELVQLSKLAYFSLDNNPWHCDCRLQKLVDYLRQNRGNIKTPSGQAAPLPNCTTPAALLGQNLLSQTEDTLQEQCLPSSQPPKPSPPPTVSQTTTTTAAAATTTTTTAAATTATTTVTTQTTATLTTTVPAIPSSSVTMTTALPRPVVPTSQPTRNAHSQKSVKPTVSQAKESAQWDRCDKRPLIVALATVSTFAAVLVVMVIAGCCYIVRRRHSGGADLQKDNELTEELQFVKKPV comes from the exons ATGGCAGGGCGGACGCACGGAGACCTCCCACCCGTCTGCTTGGGATTTCTGCTGTTGTTTCTTCTGGCTCAAACC GTGGCAGGTGTGTCGGTTCGCAGCTGCGCGTTCCAGCTCAGGTGCACCTGCATCACGTACTCGGACGGCCGGGTGAAGGTGTCCTGTAACCGGCAGGAGCTGACCACCGTCCCCGCGCCCACCGACAGGAACGTCACGGCCTCGTTTTACCTGGAGCGCAACCTCATTTCAAACATCGTGCCAG GGTCATTTTCCGGGATGAGGAAGTTAGAGTGGTTGAGTCTAAACGGCAACAAGCTAAGGTCAATAGCAGCAG GTGTGTTCTCGGACCTACCAAAGCTACAGCACCTGGACCTGAGTCGAAACAAGATCACTTCTATCGCCAAAG ATGCGTTCAGGAAACTGCCAAGACTAGAGTGGCTGAAGATGTCACAGAATCGACTGTCGTCGATTGATGGTG GCATCTTCTCCGACTTGTCCAAGTTGGGAGAGTTTTTCCTGGACGGCAACAAACTGACATCCATCGGCCAAG ATGCGTTCATCGGGCTGACAACATTGCGGTATCTGATGATTCATGATAACGAGATAGGCACTGTTGAGGAAG GTGCGTTTACTGACCTAACATCCCTGCTAGGACTTCACCTCGCTGGGAATAGACTGACATTTTTGGACGGAG AGGAACTTGTTCAGCTGAGCAAACTGGCGTACTTCAGCCTGGATAACAACCCTTGGCATTGCGACTGCCGGCTGCAGAAACTGGTGGACTATCTGAGGCAGAACCGGGGAAACATCAA AACGCCATCCGGTCaagccgcccccctcccaaacTGCACGACTCCAGCGGCTCTTCTTGGGCAGAACCTGTTGTCTCAGACGGAGGACACTCTTCAGGAGCAGTGTCTGCCCTCCTCTCAGCCGCCCAAACCATCTCCTCCTCCCACAG tatcgcaaacaacaacaacaacagcagcagcagcaacaacaacaacaacaacagcagcagcaacaacagcaacaacaacagtaacaacacagACAACAGCAACATTAACAACAACAGTCCCGGCGATTCCATCTTCATCTGTCACCATGACGACAGCTTTGCCACGCCCAGTTGTGCCAACTAGTCAGCCTACAAGAAACGCTCACTCACAGAAATCTGTTAAACCCACAGTGTCACAGGCCAAAG AGAGCGCACAGTGGGATAGATGTGACAAGAGACCGTTAATCGTTGCCTTGGCAACAGTCAGCACGTTCGCGGCTGTCCTGGTAGTCATGGTGATTGCTGGCTGTTGCTACATCGTCCGACGTCGTCACTCTGGAGGAGCAGATCTCCAGAAGGACAATGAGCTGACGGAAGAGTTACAATTTGTCAAAAAACCAG TGTGA
- the LOC136424122 gene encoding leucine-rich repeat-containing protein 4B-like isoform X1: MAGRTHGDLPPVCLGFLLLFLLAQTVAGVSVRSCAFQLRCTCITYSDGRVKVSCNRQELTTVPAPTDRNVTASFYLERNLISNIVPGSFSGMRKLEWLSLNGNKLRSIAAGVFSDLPKLQHLDLSRNKITSIAKDAFRKLPRLEWLKMSQNRLSSIDGGIFSDLSKLGEFFLDGNKLTSIGQDAFIGLTTLRYLMIHDNEIGTVEEGAFTDLTSLLGLHLAGNRLTFLDGEELVQLSKLAYFSLDNNPWHCDCRLQKLVDYLRQNRGNIKTPSGQAAPLPNCTTPAALLGQNLLSQTEDTLQEQCLPSSQPPKPSPPPTDIMKQFRWTPGVAASMLNHEEVTPLFNIATVRDCAVLCWSRGKSECLSFEFMPVIQKCVLRKGNTYTVGFRLRIEPGVAFYELREELKPQFKIYGRAFGRRRPGRKGKSKNKKDKNKERGRKKDGRRRNKKKDRTGKKKERNDRKRGKRNRKERRRQRKNKEKGNDSNLVWMRKEGPGSPPSDQSEDMKNVTMATDVGADDGAILAVPTKKEDTKQKRRRRKGKKKGNRKGKAKKKVKQRKTFKDKNRKNEITRNDSDYPVV; this comes from the exons ATGGCAGGGCGGACGCACGGAGACCTCCCACCCGTCTGCTTGGGATTTCTGCTGTTGTTTCTTCTGGCTCAAACC GTGGCAGGTGTGTCGGTTCGCAGCTGCGCGTTCCAGCTCAGGTGCACCTGCATCACGTACTCGGACGGCCGGGTGAAGGTGTCCTGTAACCGGCAGGAGCTGACCACCGTCCCCGCGCCCACCGACAGGAACGTCACGGCCTCGTTTTACCTGGAGCGCAACCTCATTTCAAACATCGTGCCAG GGTCATTTTCCGGGATGAGGAAGTTAGAGTGGTTGAGTCTAAACGGCAACAAGCTAAGGTCAATAGCAGCAG GTGTGTTCTCGGACCTACCAAAGCTACAGCACCTGGACCTGAGTCGAAACAAGATCACTTCTATCGCCAAAG ATGCGTTCAGGAAACTGCCAAGACTAGAGTGGCTGAAGATGTCACAGAATCGACTGTCGTCGATTGATGGTG GCATCTTCTCCGACTTGTCCAAGTTGGGAGAGTTTTTCCTGGACGGCAACAAACTGACATCCATCGGCCAAG ATGCGTTCATCGGGCTGACAACATTGCGGTATCTGATGATTCATGATAACGAGATAGGCACTGTTGAGGAAG GTGCGTTTACTGACCTAACATCCCTGCTAGGACTTCACCTCGCTGGGAATAGACTGACATTTTTGGACGGAG AGGAACTTGTTCAGCTGAGCAAACTGGCGTACTTCAGCCTGGATAACAACCCTTGGCATTGCGACTGCCGGCTGCAGAAACTGGTGGACTATCTGAGGCAGAACCGGGGAAACATCAA AACGCCATCCGGTCaagccgcccccctcccaaacTGCACGACTCCAGCGGCTCTTCTTGGGCAGAACCTGTTGTCTCAGACGGAGGACACTCTTCAGGAGCAGTGTCTGCCCTCCTCTCAGCCGCCCAAACCATCTCCTCCTCCCACAG ATATCATGAAGCAATTTCGATGGACGCCAGGGGTCGCTGCTTCCATGCTCAACCACGAAGAAGTTACGCCGCTGTTTAACATCGCCACCGTGCGAGATTGTGCGGTACTGTGCTGGAGCCGTGGAAAAAGCGAGTGCCTGTCCTTTGAGTTCATGCCAGTGATACAGAAGTGCGTTCTCAGGAAAGGGAATACTTACACCGTCGGCTTCCGGCTGCGTATTGAACCAGGAGTCGCCTTCTATGAGTTACGAGAAG AACTGAAGCCACAGTTTAAGATCTACGGTCGTGCTTTTGGAAGAAGGCGGCCTGGAAGAAAAGGAAAGTCAAAGAACAAGAAAGACAAGAACAAAGAACGGGGGCGGAAGAAGGATGGAAGAAggagaaacaagaaaaaagacCGTACcgggaagaagaaagaaaggaatgaCCGAAAACGAGGAAAGAGGAACCGGAAAGAGCGGCGACGACAACGAAAAAATAAGGAAAAAGGAAACGATTCTAATCTAGTTTGGATGAGAAAGGAAGGGCCAGGGTCACCACCGTCTGACCAGTCAGAGGACATGAAGaatgtaaccatggcaacggatGTCGGAGCTGATGACGGCGCCATTTTGGCGGTTCCAACAAAGAAGGAAGATACGAAGCAGAAGCGAAGACGTAGAAAGGGAAAGAAGAAAGGGAATCGAAAAGGGAAAGCGAAAAAGAAAGTGAAACAACGAAAGACATTTAAAGACAAGAATAGGAAAAACGAAATTACAAGAAATGATAGCGATTATCcagtagtttaa